A region from the Mycolicibacterium litorale genome encodes:
- a CDS encoding flavin-containing monooxygenase → MTTDAELRAYLREADPGVLVAVLAQITGDPSVIDEFGPRISHVPDPPERAGVTDPDTRAALVDRIAEALAGPRSGGLAADDPELFTRLLPVALGSEVADEFVPLLLEQGGFQLSQPTLPRDVPIPPETTVAIIGAGIAGIVTALAAADAGVRYEIFDRNDEVGGTWLTTRYPGIGVDTPSAYYSLSREVNPDWTNYYPQGAEYQAYLVSLADKHGLREHIRFGTEVEALWWDEDRAQWQIHAVDRAGDRSVSHARVVVTAAGYLNRPRWPDVPGRETFAGVSVHSAQWDPSLDLTGKRVAIIGAGCTAVQIVDACVDQVEHLTVFQRQPHWVAPRKRLSDDVPEYRRYLGRHLPYYANWHRLKSYWATADNNYPVIVRDPEWAQNHLSISPANDVLLQMCLDYISRMFGEGTELAKKVTPDFAPYGKRIIRDPGGYYAALTRDHVDVEASEPAEVNADGIVTQDGRQIDLDVIIYATGYHLDFLSTIDIRGRDGRTLRQEWGDSPRAYRGGTVPGFPNLFITSAPNYSPGHGAGANFSMEVLAHYIVECLQLMASRGATTIEVTQQAYDDYVADIDDAMSRTVWCHTPNAHTYYRSGSGRVVVATPYRLVDVWQQHRAPIEEHFVLGKVESGVGSAQR, encoded by the coding sequence GTGACGACTGACGCGGAGCTGAGGGCCTACCTGCGCGAGGCCGATCCGGGTGTCCTCGTGGCGGTTCTGGCGCAGATCACGGGCGACCCATCGGTGATCGACGAGTTCGGCCCCAGGATCTCCCACGTTCCCGACCCGCCGGAACGGGCGGGCGTGACCGATCCCGACACGAGGGCGGCGCTGGTCGACCGGATCGCCGAGGCCCTCGCCGGCCCACGCTCCGGGGGTCTGGCCGCCGACGATCCGGAGTTGTTCACCCGGCTGCTGCCGGTCGCGCTCGGGTCCGAGGTGGCCGACGAGTTCGTCCCGCTTCTGCTCGAGCAGGGCGGTTTCCAGCTGTCACAGCCGACCCTGCCGCGCGACGTGCCGATCCCGCCGGAGACCACGGTGGCGATCATCGGCGCCGGCATCGCCGGCATCGTCACCGCGCTGGCCGCCGCGGACGCTGGGGTGCGCTACGAGATCTTCGATCGCAACGACGAGGTCGGCGGCACCTGGCTCACGACGAGGTACCCCGGCATCGGGGTGGACACCCCGTCGGCCTACTACTCGCTGTCGCGGGAAGTGAACCCCGACTGGACCAACTACTATCCGCAGGGCGCGGAGTACCAGGCGTATCTCGTCTCGCTCGCCGACAAACACGGTCTGCGCGAACACATCCGGTTCGGCACCGAGGTCGAGGCGCTGTGGTGGGACGAGGACCGCGCACAGTGGCAGATCCACGCCGTCGACCGGGCCGGCGATCGCAGCGTCAGCCACGCCCGGGTGGTGGTCACCGCCGCCGGCTACCTGAACCGCCCGCGCTGGCCGGACGTCCCCGGCCGGGAGACGTTCGCCGGTGTCAGCGTGCATTCGGCGCAGTGGGATCCGTCGCTGGACCTGACGGGTAAGCGGGTGGCGATCATCGGCGCCGGCTGTACCGCCGTGCAGATCGTCGACGCCTGTGTCGACCAGGTCGAGCACCTGACCGTGTTCCAGCGTCAACCCCACTGGGTGGCGCCGCGTAAACGGCTCTCCGACGACGTCCCCGAGTACCGCCGCTACCTCGGCCGGCATCTGCCGTACTACGCGAACTGGCACCGGCTGAAGTCGTACTGGGCCACCGCCGACAACAACTACCCCGTCATCGTGCGGGATCCGGAGTGGGCACAGAACCATCTGTCGATCTCACCGGCCAACGACGTGCTGCTGCAGATGTGCCTGGACTACATCAGCCGGATGTTCGGTGAGGGAACGGAACTGGCGAAGAAGGTCACCCCGGACTTCGCTCCGTACGGTAAGCGCATCATCCGCGATCCGGGTGGCTACTACGCCGCGCTGACCCGCGACCACGTCGACGTCGAGGCCAGCGAGCCCGCCGAGGTCAACGCCGACGGCATCGTCACCCAGGACGGCAGGCAGATCGACCTGGACGTGATCATCTATGCCACGGGCTACCACCTCGACTTCCTGTCCACGATCGACATCCGCGGCCGTGATGGGCGGACGCTGCGGCAGGAGTGGGGCGACAGCCCGCGCGCCTACCGCGGCGGCACGGTGCCGGGGTTCCCGAACCTGTTCATCACCTCCGCGCCCAACTACAGCCCCGGCCACGGCGCCGGCGCGAACTTCTCGATGGAGGTGCTGGCGCACTACATCGTGGAGTGCCTGCAGCTCATGGCGTCCCGAGGCGCGACGACGATCGAGGTGACACAGCAGGCCTACGACGACTACGTCGCGGACATCGACGACGCCATGTCGCGCACCGTGTGGTGCCACACCCCCAACGCCCACACCTATTACCGGTCCGGATCGGGCCGGGTGGTGGTCGCGACCCCGTACCGCCTGGTCGACGTCTGGCAGCAGCACCGGGCGCCCATCGAGGAGCACTTCGTACTGGGGAAGGTGGAATCCGGTGTCGGGTCTGCTCAGCGGTAA
- a CDS encoding SDR family NAD(P)-dependent oxidoreductase, with the protein MSGLLSGKTALVTGSSRGIGRAIAQRLAAEGATVVVTARSYTPSPSVRAGTAAALPGTIGETIALIEAAGGTAYGVAADLEDHDQRLRLVDEVLDRTGRLDVLVNNAGYADYSVIERMGMDTFDRTVEHYLRTPFVLSQNAIPHMRDQDGGWIVNIGSVTGMAPVRPFREYNKSSGDVVYASVKAALHRFTQGLAAEVLDDNIAVNCVGPSTAVRTPGASQLIPDTFPTEPVEYLAETVLAMCHLPAADRTGLVAFSLHYPWSQGLPVHTLDGRELLPPLEPPATANPNILPAGV; encoded by the coding sequence GTGTCGGGTCTGCTCAGCGGTAAGACCGCCCTGGTCACCGGAAGCAGCCGGGGGATAGGCCGGGCCATCGCTCAGCGGCTGGCCGCCGAAGGGGCGACCGTGGTCGTCACCGCGCGGTCGTACACCCCGTCGCCGTCGGTGCGTGCCGGGACGGCGGCCGCGCTGCCAGGAACCATCGGCGAGACCATCGCGCTGATCGAGGCGGCGGGCGGAACGGCCTACGGGGTGGCGGCCGACCTCGAGGACCACGATCAGCGGCTCCGGCTCGTCGACGAGGTCCTCGATCGCACCGGGCGGCTGGACGTCCTGGTCAACAACGCCGGATACGCCGACTACTCCGTGATCGAGCGCATGGGCATGGACACCTTCGACCGTACGGTAGAACACTATCTGCGCACGCCATTCGTGTTGTCGCAGAACGCGATCCCGCACATGCGGGACCAGGATGGTGGGTGGATCGTCAACATCGGATCGGTGACCGGGATGGCGCCGGTGCGGCCGTTCCGCGAGTACAACAAGTCCTCCGGTGACGTCGTCTATGCGTCGGTGAAGGCCGCGCTGCACCGGTTCACCCAGGGGTTGGCGGCCGAGGTACTCGACGACAACATCGCCGTCAACTGCGTGGGTCCGTCGACGGCGGTGCGGACTCCCGGTGCCTCGCAGCTGATCCCGGACACGTTCCCCACCGAGCCCGTCGAATATCTCGCCGAGACCGTGCTGGCGATGTGTCATCTGCCCGCGGCCGACCGCACCGGACTGGTGGCGTTCAGCCTGCACTATCCGTGGTCGCAGGGCCTGCCGGTGCACACCCTCGACGGGCGTGAACTGCTGCCGCCGCTGGAGCCGCCGGCGACCGCGAACCCGAACATCCTGCCCGCCGGGGTGTAG
- a CDS encoding Dabb family protein has translation MYSVIRLAETVDEAGRDDVLEALRRTDFGAERVITEPTLPGVRNGGDILVHLQFRDRDTGAAAVAALDEVLGRPAVRHCNGATYSGTATPGADASGTVYRTLLLRVRPGTDEATVRRFEDDLRLLPRYVRTIHSWQLSRVEEAVGASPWTHVFEQEFTDVDGLMGPYLMHPIHWAYVDRWFDPECPDMIVRDRVCHSFCRNEPR, from the coding sequence ATGTATAGCGTCATCCGGTTGGCCGAGACGGTCGACGAGGCCGGACGTGACGACGTGCTCGAGGCGTTGCGCCGCACCGACTTCGGCGCCGAGCGGGTGATCACCGAACCGACCCTGCCTGGCGTGCGCAACGGCGGCGACATCCTGGTCCACCTGCAGTTCCGCGACCGGGACACGGGTGCCGCCGCTGTCGCGGCACTCGACGAGGTGCTCGGCCGCCCGGCGGTCCGTCACTGCAACGGCGCCACCTACAGCGGGACCGCGACACCCGGCGCGGACGCCAGCGGTACCGTCTACCGGACCCTGCTGCTGCGGGTGCGCCCCGGCACCGACGAGGCCACCGTCCGGCGATTCGAAGACGATCTGCGACTGCTCCCCCGCTACGTCCGCACGATCCACTCCTGGCAGCTCAGCCGGGTCGAGGAGGCCGTGGGCGCGTCACCGTGGACGCATGTCTTCGAGCAGGAGTTCACCGACGTCGACGGGCTGATGGGCCCGTACCTCATGCATCCGATCCACTGGGCCTACGTCGACCGCTGGTTCGACCCGGAGTGCCCGGACATGATCGTGCGAGATCGGGTGTGCCACAGCTTCTGCCGCAACGAGCCCCGCTAG
- a CDS encoding alpha/beta hydrolase, translating to MSGALDPQIAAIIEGLDGGFPAVHTMTGAQARATIRSRFVAPAAPEQVAGVEDRTVGEVPIRIYHPAGAAAAPLPALVYAHGGGFVFCDLDSHDGLCRDLANRIGAVVVSVDYRLAPEHAWPTAAEDVYAVTRWVSDNCAALGADPGRIAVGGDSAGGNLAAVTALMTRDRGGPSLGAQLLVYPMITPDFTTESYRLYGSGYYNPAEALRWYWDQYAPDAADRTHPYLSPLHADLHGLPPAVIVIAGHDPLRDEGLRFGEKLTAAEVPTAVRRFDGGIHGFMTMPSLDLAQTARAQLCRDATALLAGVSAGG from the coding sequence ATGAGCGGCGCACTCGATCCGCAGATCGCCGCGATCATCGAGGGGCTCGACGGCGGCTTCCCCGCGGTGCACACCATGACGGGCGCCCAGGCTCGCGCCACGATCCGCTCCCGCTTCGTGGCGCCCGCAGCACCGGAGCAGGTCGCCGGCGTCGAGGACCGCACCGTGGGCGAGGTCCCGATCCGGATCTACCACCCGGCCGGGGCCGCAGCCGCACCGTTGCCTGCACTGGTGTACGCGCACGGCGGTGGCTTCGTGTTCTGCGATCTCGACAGCCACGACGGGCTCTGCCGAGATCTCGCGAATCGCATTGGCGCCGTCGTGGTCTCGGTCGACTACCGACTGGCTCCCGAACATGCCTGGCCGACCGCGGCCGAGGACGTGTACGCGGTCACGCGGTGGGTCTCCGACAACTGCGCCGCGCTCGGCGCCGACCCGGGCCGGATCGCGGTCGGGGGCGACAGCGCCGGGGGCAATCTCGCGGCGGTCACGGCGCTGATGACGCGTGACCGCGGCGGCCCCTCGTTGGGGGCCCAGCTGCTCGTCTACCCGATGATCACCCCGGACTTCACCACGGAGTCCTACCGGTTGTACGGCAGCGGGTACTACAACCCGGCCGAAGCCCTTCGGTGGTACTGGGACCAGTACGCCCCCGACGCGGCCGACCGCACGCATCCCTACCTCTCTCCGCTGCACGCCGACCTGCACGGGCTGCCGCCCGCCGTGATCGTGATCGCCGGTCACGACCCGCTGCGCGACGAAGGCCTGCGGTTCGGTGAGAAGCTCACCGCCGCTGAAGTGCCCACGGCGGTGCGCCGGTTCGACGGCGGCATCCATGGGTTCATGACCATGCCCAGCCTGGACCTCGCCCAGACGGCCCGCGCCCAGCTGTGCCGTGACGCCACGGCGCTGTTGGCGGGAGTCAGCGCCGGTGGCTGA
- a CDS encoding IclR family transcriptional regulator, with amino-acid sequence MTVEPGLAPATTESTTPSAVIDRVSLVLDAFDGPGRLTLAQIVRRTGLPRSSAHRMLERLVQLRWLRRNGRDYELGMRLVELGSLAVHQDRLHRAATPLLHDLHRATGLVVHLAVLDGADVVYLDKVGDRMVAALPSRVGGRQPAHCTAIGKALLAYNSDACDDVDLANRRTKYSIGSAAQLAAELAKTRAHGVAFDREEALPGFGCVAAPIGAPGEAVAALSVCGPMSRMAFDQRLAAPVRMTAMGVWRNVDGGAQRVAPTLQQVRPLRGGPTPHAAHDSAALQLA; translated from the coding sequence ATGACGGTTGAACCAGGACTGGCCCCGGCCACCACGGAGTCCACCACTCCCAGCGCGGTCATCGACCGGGTGTCGCTCGTTCTCGACGCGTTCGACGGCCCCGGCCGACTGACGCTCGCCCAGATCGTCCGGCGCACCGGCCTGCCCCGCTCGTCGGCGCACCGCATGCTCGAGCGCCTGGTCCAGCTGCGGTGGCTGCGCCGCAACGGCCGCGACTACGAACTGGGTATGCGACTGGTCGAGCTGGGATCGCTTGCCGTCCATCAGGACCGGCTGCATCGCGCCGCGACACCGCTACTGCACGACCTGCACCGCGCGACGGGGCTCGTCGTCCACCTCGCCGTGCTCGACGGTGCCGATGTGGTCTACCTCGACAAGGTCGGCGACCGGATGGTCGCGGCGCTGCCGAGCCGGGTCGGCGGCCGCCAGCCCGCGCACTGCACCGCGATCGGCAAGGCGCTGCTCGCCTACAACTCCGACGCCTGTGACGACGTCGACCTCGCCAACCGTCGCACCAAGTACTCGATCGGCAGCGCCGCCCAGCTGGCGGCCGAACTCGCCAAGACGCGCGCCCACGGCGTCGCGTTCGACCGTGAAGAGGCTCTGCCCGGTTTCGGTTGTGTCGCCGCGCCGATCGGCGCTCCCGGTGAGGCCGTCGCGGCGCTTTCGGTGTGCGGTCCGATGAGCCGGATGGCCTTCGACCAGCGCCTTGCCGCGCCGGTGCGGATGACCGCGATGGGTGTCTGGCGCAACGTCGACGGCGGAGCGCAGCGCGTCGCGCCGACGCTGCAGCAGGTGCGCCCGCTGCGCGGCGGCCCGACCCCGCACGCCGCCCACGACTCCGCTGCCCTGCAACTCGCATGA
- a CDS encoding FAD-dependent oxidoreductase, which yields MGRRPPRRDAAVTDVRPVPASSVAAWDHEADVVIAGYGVAGAAAAVEAAHAGADVLVLERTGSWGGAASMAGGFIYLGGGTAIQKACGFDDSVENMAAFLNSAMGPGADAHRIADYCEGSVAHFDWLVECGVPFKAEFFGEPGWEPMGDQGLMYSGGENSYPFNTIATPAPRGHVPQMSDKKQGEASAGYMLMKPLVETATAAGARALYDVRVQRLVVESDGRVAGICARQYGTDVTIRARRGVVLATGSFAYNDAMVAQYAPRIAGRPAASIEQHDGQAIRMAQALGADLAHMDATEVAIFIDPQQLVRGVLVNERGQRFVAEDTYPGRVGQLTLYHQNNTAYLIIDGDAQEEAMASQSPQLMMRPPTWVCETVAELEAEIGLAPGSLQATIAAYNDGAARGVDPLLHKKPQWLRPIGSPVGAIDLRESTGGFTLGGLQTSLDGEVLHVDGDPIPGLFAAGRSTAGLAAWGYASGVSLGDGSFYGRRAGRSAAKA from the coding sequence GTGGGTCGGCGACCTCCCCGCCGCGATGCGGCCGTGACCGACGTCCGCCCCGTCCCGGCCTCGTCGGTCGCGGCGTGGGATCACGAAGCGGACGTGGTGATCGCCGGCTACGGTGTCGCCGGTGCGGCCGCCGCGGTCGAGGCGGCGCACGCCGGTGCCGACGTGCTCGTGCTCGAACGCACCGGCTCGTGGGGTGGCGCGGCGTCGATGGCCGGCGGGTTCATCTATCTCGGCGGTGGGACGGCGATCCAGAAGGCCTGCGGCTTCGACGATTCCGTCGAGAACATGGCGGCGTTCCTGAATTCCGCGATGGGGCCCGGCGCGGACGCCCACCGCATCGCCGACTACTGCGAGGGCAGCGTCGCGCACTTCGACTGGCTCGTCGAGTGCGGGGTGCCGTTCAAGGCCGAGTTCTTCGGCGAGCCCGGCTGGGAGCCGATGGGCGACCAGGGGCTGATGTACAGCGGCGGCGAGAACTCGTACCCGTTCAACACGATCGCCACGCCGGCACCGCGCGGACACGTGCCGCAGATGTCGGACAAGAAGCAGGGTGAGGCCAGCGCCGGCTACATGCTGATGAAGCCGCTCGTCGAGACGGCCACCGCCGCGGGCGCCCGCGCGCTCTACGACGTGCGGGTGCAGCGCCTGGTGGTCGAATCCGACGGCCGGGTGGCCGGCATCTGCGCGCGGCAGTACGGCACCGACGTCACGATCCGGGCGCGGCGCGGCGTGGTGCTGGCGACCGGCAGTTTCGCCTACAACGACGCGATGGTGGCGCAGTACGCCCCGCGGATCGCCGGACGTCCGGCGGCGTCGATCGAGCAGCACGACGGCCAGGCCATCCGGATGGCCCAGGCGCTCGGCGCCGATCTGGCGCACATGGACGCGACCGAGGTCGCGATCTTCATCGACCCGCAGCAGTTGGTGCGCGGGGTCCTGGTCAACGAGCGCGGCCAACGCTTCGTCGCCGAGGACACCTACCCCGGCCGGGTGGGTCAGTTGACGCTGTACCACCAGAACAACACCGCGTACCTGATCATCGACGGCGACGCTCAGGAGGAGGCGATGGCCTCGCAGTCGCCGCAGCTGATGATGCGCCCGCCGACCTGGGTGTGCGAGACCGTCGCCGAACTGGAAGCCGAGATCGGCTTGGCGCCCGGTTCGTTGCAGGCCACGATCGCCGCCTACAACGACGGCGCCGCGCGCGGCGTAGACCCGCTGCTGCACAAGAAGCCTCAGTGGCTGCGGCCCATCGGTTCCCCGGTGGGCGCCATCGACCTTCGCGAGAGCACCGGCGGGTTCACCCTGGGCGGACTGCAGACCTCGCTGGACGGTGAGGTGCTGCACGTCGACGGTGATCCGATCCCCGGCCTGTTTGCGGCCGGTCGGTCGACCGCGGGCCTGGCCGCCTGGGGCTACGCCAGCGGCGTCTCGCTGGGCGACGGCAGTTTCTACGGCCGCCGCGCCGGCCGGTCCGCCGCCAAGGCCTGA
- the bphC gene encoding biphenyl-2,3-diol 1,2-dioxygenase encodes MTALKSLGYVTVQTADIDRWRHFAFQVLGFAEGSGPDESCLYLRMDERAARIIVRPGDADRIVTVGWEVRDHAALEQVKRDLDAAGVPFKQLSLEEADARRVEEVIAFEDPAGTALEVFYGAVLDHSPVVTPFGARFVTGAQGLGHVVLPALDPNGLFEFYTEVLGFKSRGAFRVPVPPEFGPVRVRFLGINERHHSLAICPASTLRDPGLVHLMVEVDSLDAVGQALDRVNADGYQLSSTLGRHTNDKMVSFYVRAPGDWDIEFGTEGMRVDENHYTAEEITADSYWGHQWVGDLPAAMRP; translated from the coding sequence ATGACCGCGTTGAAGAGCCTTGGATACGTCACCGTCCAGACCGCCGACATCGATCGGTGGCGCCACTTCGCGTTCCAGGTCCTCGGGTTCGCCGAGGGCAGCGGCCCCGACGAGTCGTGCCTGTATCTGCGGATGGACGAGCGGGCGGCCCGCATCATCGTCCGGCCCGGTGACGCCGACCGGATCGTCACCGTCGGCTGGGAGGTCCGCGACCACGCGGCGCTCGAACAGGTCAAGCGCGACCTGGACGCGGCGGGGGTGCCGTTCAAACAGCTGTCGCTGGAGGAGGCCGACGCCCGCCGCGTCGAGGAGGTCATCGCCTTCGAGGATCCCGCGGGCACCGCGCTGGAGGTGTTTTACGGCGCGGTACTCGATCACAGCCCCGTCGTCACCCCCTTCGGCGCCCGGTTCGTCACCGGTGCACAGGGTCTCGGGCATGTGGTGCTGCCCGCACTAGACCCGAACGGGCTCTTCGAGTTCTACACCGAGGTCCTGGGCTTCAAATCCCGCGGCGCGTTCCGGGTGCCGGTGCCACCGGAGTTCGGGCCGGTGCGGGTGCGGTTCCTCGGCATCAACGAGCGGCACCACAGCCTCGCCATCTGCCCGGCCTCGACACTGCGCGACCCGGGTCTGGTGCACCTGATGGTGGAGGTGGACAGCCTCGACGCGGTCGGCCAGGCGCTCGATCGGGTCAACGCCGACGGCTACCAGCTGTCGTCGACACTCGGCAGGCACACCAACGACAAGATGGTGTCGTTCTACGTCCGGGCACCAGGCGACTGGGACATCGAGTTCGGCACCGAGGGTATGCGGGTCGACGAAAACCATTACACCGCAGAGGAGATCACCGCCGACAGCTACTGGGGACACCAGTGGGTCGGCGACCTCCCCGCCGCGATGCGGCCGTGA
- a CDS encoding acyl-CoA dehydrogenase family protein codes for MTERVIDRVMELADQFREQAVEAERLGQLSDATVKNMKAIGNIRLLQPADHGGYEVHPREFAETVMATAALDPAAGWVNGVVGVHPYQLAYADPKVAQEVWATDVDTWIASPYAPQGVARPVDGGYLFNGRWQFSSGTDACDWIILGAMVGDADGRPVMPPQILHMILPRSDYQIVDDSWDVVGLRGTGSKDVIVRDAFVPSYRTMDGLKVMDGTAQLEAGMTKTLYKMPWSTMFPLGISSATIGICEGALAAHLDYQRERVNASGVAVKDDPYVMYAIGEAAADIEASRHALLSNVDRVYDMVDAGEEVTFADRAAVRRSQIKAVWRAVCAVDQIFARSGGNALRMDKPLQRYWRDAHAGVAHAIHTPGTIYHASALSSLGVDPQGALRAMI; via the coding sequence ATGACCGAGCGGGTAATCGACCGGGTGATGGAACTGGCCGACCAGTTCCGCGAACAGGCCGTCGAGGCCGAGAGGCTCGGCCAGCTTTCGGACGCCACCGTCAAGAACATGAAGGCGATCGGCAACATCCGGCTGCTGCAGCCCGCGGATCACGGCGGCTACGAGGTCCACCCGCGCGAGTTCGCCGAGACCGTGATGGCGACCGCGGCGCTCGATCCCGCCGCGGGATGGGTCAACGGCGTCGTCGGTGTGCACCCCTACCAGCTGGCCTATGCCGATCCGAAAGTAGCGCAGGAGGTCTGGGCCACCGACGTCGACACGTGGATCGCCTCGCCGTACGCCCCGCAGGGGGTGGCCAGACCGGTCGACGGCGGCTACCTCTTCAACGGCCGTTGGCAGTTCAGCTCCGGTACCGACGCCTGCGACTGGATCATCCTCGGCGCGATGGTCGGCGACGCGGACGGCAGACCGGTGATGCCGCCCCAGATCCTGCACATGATCCTGCCGCGCAGCGACTACCAGATCGTCGACGACTCGTGGGACGTCGTCGGATTGCGCGGCACCGGTTCCAAGGACGTGATCGTCCGCGATGCGTTCGTCCCGTCGTACCGCACGATGGACGGCCTCAAGGTGATGGACGGCACCGCGCAGCTCGAGGCGGGCATGACCAAGACCCTGTACAAGATGCCGTGGTCGACGATGTTCCCACTGGGCATCAGTTCCGCCACGATCGGCATCTGCGAGGGCGCGCTGGCCGCGCACCTGGACTACCAACGCGAACGGGTCAACGCCAGCGGCGTCGCGGTCAAGGACGATCCGTACGTCATGTACGCGATCGGTGAAGCCGCCGCCGACATCGAGGCCTCCCGCCATGCGCTGCTCTCCAACGTCGACCGGGTCTACGACATGGTCGACGCCGGTGAAGAGGTCACGTTCGCCGACCGCGCCGCCGTGCGCCGCAGCCAGATCAAGGCGGTGTGGCGTGCGGTCTGTGCCGTCGACCAGATCTTCGCGCGTTCCGGCGGCAACGCACTGCGGATGGACAAACCGCTGCAACGGTATTGGCGTGATGCGCACGCCGGCGTGGCGCACGCGATCCACACGCCGGGCACCATCTACCACGCGTCCGCGCTGAGCTCACTGGGAGTCGACCCCCAGGGTGCGCTGCGGGCCATGATCTGA
- a CDS encoding ferredoxin--NADP reductase, whose product MIAGVDPVQLTVTDVIEESHDARSLVFAVAGGGRFDYRPGQFLTLRVPGDRGEAVARCYSLASSPHTDPAPKVTIKRVDGGYGSNWLCDNVIVGHVIEALPPSGVFTPADLNRDLVLWAGGSGITPVMSILKSALAVGSGRVTLVYANRDERSVIFAAELRELTALHPDRLTVVHWLESVQGLPRTDQLAALARRFAGDEAYLCGPAPFMAAVQAALADAGVPRDAVHTEVFRSLTGDPFAEVAPVDGAADGDAAALEVELDGDRHTLRWPRGSTLVDVMVGAGLDVPYSCREGQCGSCAATLLRGQVDMPDTDILEPEDIEAGTILGCQARPASDAIHIEF is encoded by the coding sequence ATGATCGCCGGCGTGGATCCTGTGCAGCTCACCGTCACCGACGTCATCGAGGAGAGCCACGACGCCCGCTCGCTGGTCTTCGCGGTCGCCGGGGGCGGCCGCTTCGACTACCGGCCGGGCCAGTTCCTCACGTTGCGGGTACCCGGCGACCGGGGCGAGGCGGTGGCCCGCTGCTATTCGCTGGCCAGCTCCCCGCACACCGACCCGGCACCCAAGGTCACGATCAAACGGGTCGACGGCGGATACGGGTCGAACTGGTTGTGCGACAACGTGATCGTCGGCCATGTCATCGAGGCACTGCCCCCGTCGGGGGTGTTCACCCCGGCCGACCTGAACCGGGACCTGGTGCTGTGGGCGGGTGGCAGCGGCATCACACCGGTGATGTCGATTCTGAAGTCGGCGCTGGCGGTGGGCAGCGGCCGCGTCACGCTCGTCTACGCCAACCGCGACGAACGGTCGGTGATCTTCGCCGCCGAACTGCGGGAGCTGACCGCCCTCCACCCCGACCGGCTGACGGTCGTGCACTGGCTGGAGTCGGTGCAGGGTCTGCCGCGCACGGATCAGCTCGCCGCCCTGGCCCGCCGGTTCGCCGGCGACGAGGCGTACCTCTGCGGGCCGGCACCGTTCATGGCCGCGGTGCAGGCGGCGCTGGCCGATGCGGGTGTCCCCCGCGACGCCGTGCACACCGAGGTCTTCCGCTCGCTCACCGGCGATCCGTTCGCCGAGGTGGCGCCGGTCGACGGCGCAGCCGACGGCGATGCGGCCGCTCTGGAGGTGGAGCTCGACGGCGACCGGCACACCCTGCGGTGGCCCCGCGGGTCCACGCTGGTCGACGTGATGGTCGGCGCGGGCCTCGACGTCCCGTACTCCTGCCGTGAGGGACAGTGCGGGTCCTGCGCCGCCACCCTGCTGCGCGGGCAGGTGGACATGCCCGACACCGACATCCTCGAACCCGAGGACATCGAGGCGGGCACGATCCTCGGATGCCAGGCGCGCCCCGCCTCCGACGCGATCCACATCGAATTCTGA